In the genome of Phlebotomus papatasi isolate M1 chromosome 2, Ppap_2.1, whole genome shotgun sequence, one region contains:
- the LOC129801826 gene encoding mediator of RNA polymerase II transcription subunit 20 — translation MGVTILQPYLVPENKTGAQTIEALTKQLTALGAVQAGHFLVDCETYMSSIQQIGNPPKTVHVLHSSEHPASVFSILDTGTKQIPLVADGLFDLLMLKMTPHYTSKKQTKTESKGPRFELGDFLIKLGSVTMSQSFKGILVEVEYRPCILPVSCWELMREFLQGFLGNCVPNTIPSYFTNHNRINEIYQPLDTIQQYLEHFTNYRKQTTPAVGMRQ, via the exons ATGGGAGTAACAATTCTACAGCCTTATTTAGTTCCCGAGAACAAGACAGGGGCTCAAACTATCGAGGCTCTCACGAAACAG CTAACAGCGTTAGGAGCTGTTCAGGCAGGACACTTCCTAGTAGATTGTGAGACATACATGAGTTCAATTCAGCAAATAGGAAATCCACCAAAAACTGTGCATGTTCTGCATTCT TCTGAGCATCCAGCTTCTGTTTTCTCAATCTTAGACACTGGAACTAAGCAAATTCCCCTGGTGGCTGATGGTCTTTTTGATTTGCTAATGCTCAAGATGACTCCTCACTACACGTCCAAGAAGCAGACAAAAACGGAATCCAAAGGACCCCGATTCGAATTGGGCGATTTCTTAATCAAACTAGGAAGTGTGACTATGAGTCAGTCTTTTAAGGGTATCCTCGTTGAAGTTGAATATCGTCCGTGTATCCTCCCAGTGAGTTGTTGGGAATTGATGAGGGAATTTCTGCAAGGATTTTTGGGGAATTGTGTACCAAATACAATTCCGTCCTATTTCACCAATCACAATAGAATCAATGAAATCTATCAGCCATTGGACACAATCCAGCAATATCTGGAACACTTTACTAACTACAGAAAACAAACAACTCCTGCTGTGGGAATGAGGCagtaa